In Chloroherpetonaceae bacterium, a single genomic region encodes these proteins:
- a CDS encoding Uma2 family endonuclease: MEAVIEVAPSEYELERGKPVPSRNHGKIQARLSQVLLNRYGTQYDIVSEVTLALPEKDATPDLAIYPKRPDDWQHDEVKVTEAPLLVMEILSPAQRLSELEERVQQYHRAGVQVVWVIFPSLRMIAIYSAKERPIVVASGEVKDEQTGVHITIEELFGA, translated from the coding sequence ATGGAAGCCGTGATTGAAGTAGCGCCGTCAGAGTATGAGCTTGAACGTGGGAAGCCAGTGCCAAGCAGGAATCACGGAAAAATACAGGCAAGGCTATCTCAAGTCTTGCTAAATCGTTACGGCACACAGTATGACATAGTGAGTGAAGTTACACTGGCTTTGCCAGAAAAAGATGCTACACCTGATTTAGCAATCTATCCAAAGCGTCCCGACGACTGGCAGCATGACGAAGTGAAAGTGACGGAAGCACCGCTGTTAGTTATGGAGATTCTTTCTCCCGCGCAGCGACTTTCAGAATTGGAAGAGAGAGTTCAGCAGTATCATCGTGCAGGAGTACAGGTAGTCTGGGTCATATTCCCGTCACTGCGTATGATTGCAATCTACTCGGCAAAAGAGCGGCCTATAGTAGTTGCAAGCGGTGAAGTGAAAGATGAACAGACAGGTGTCCACATTACGATTGAAGAGCTTTTCGGCGCATAG
- a CDS encoding ATP-binding protein: MTFQYTELVIYGVLFLALVAAVFVLNINLSTESRRDAEQIFCATKQQEYWSRAYRNLLKTQTTLAEYELIAGDSTQFALAEQKLATIDTSFRLYRRSIEVFDGTVKALDRGGKIILEGVEYQIDPVKDERARKFVMDIASKWYPRADSLIGISHQYEATRKINPDMLLAAIDFAVQNDEPILADNRDFIVKLGELATERQNRLQTIQVFALLASILVFAAMAVRLTISLRKQAKIIQDSQSQLVQSEKMASLGQMVAGLAHEMNTPLGFVRNNVEIIAENEKELQAVFQSASSVFKDLARGNYEEVEKKIPETVKKLDELEQIGVVEENKMMIQSALQGIDRIQELIVNLKNFSRLDQSMMQMADVNECLDSTLVIANHLLKRHVTVHKEYAQLPKVLCAPAQLNQVFLNLISNAAYAIEKHKGQGNIWLKTYISPKAAEVVIQISDDGMGIPKEIINKIFDPFFTTKPVGQGTGMGLSISRKIIEEGHKGRIEVKSVVGKGTDFFIYLPMKTEIKEERVFENVPALN, translated from the coding sequence TTGACGTTCCAGTACACTGAACTGGTCATCTATGGCGTGCTTTTTCTGGCACTGGTTGCCGCAGTGTTTGTGCTCAACATCAATCTTTCTACGGAAAGCCGCCGCGATGCTGAACAAATCTTTTGCGCTACTAAGCAACAAGAATACTGGAGCCGTGCTTACCGCAACTTGCTCAAGACGCAGACGACGCTGGCTGAGTATGAGCTAATTGCGGGCGACAGCACACAGTTTGCGCTAGCTGAACAGAAGCTCGCAACGATTGACACCAGTTTCCGTCTTTACCGCCGCTCCATTGAGGTCTTTGATGGCACAGTGAAGGCACTGGACAGAGGTGGCAAGATCATTTTGGAGGGCGTTGAGTATCAAATTGACCCTGTTAAAGATGAGCGCGCGCGCAAGTTTGTGATGGATATTGCAAGCAAATGGTATCCCCGCGCCGATTCCTTGATTGGTATTTCGCATCAGTATGAAGCCACGCGCAAGATTAACCCTGACATGCTACTAGCAGCAATTGATTTTGCTGTGCAAAATGATGAGCCGATTCTTGCCGATAACCGCGACTTTATCGTCAAGCTCGGTGAGCTGGCTACCGAGCGACAAAACCGCCTGCAAACTATTCAGGTCTTTGCGCTCTTGGCAAGCATTCTGGTGTTTGCTGCAATGGCTGTGCGGCTGACGATTTCACTGAGAAAGCAAGCCAAAATCATTCAAGATTCCCAGAGTCAGCTGGTGCAGTCCGAGAAGATGGCTTCGCTCGGTCAGATGGTCGCAGGTCTGGCTCACGAAATGAATACCCCGCTTGGCTTTGTGCGCAACAATGTAGAAATCATTGCGGAGAATGAAAAAGAACTGCAGGCAGTGTTCCAGAGCGCCAGCAGCGTTTTCAAAGATCTTGCGAGAGGCAACTATGAAGAGGTAGAGAAAAAGATTCCTGAGACCGTCAAGAAGTTAGATGAGCTGGAGCAAATCGGCGTAGTTGAAGAAAACAAAATGATGATTCAGAGTGCCTTGCAGGGTATTGACCGCATTCAAGAACTAATTGTCAATCTCAAGAACTTCTCTCGCCTCGACCAGTCTATGATGCAGATGGCTGATGTCAATGAGTGCTTAGACTCCACACTGGTGATTGCAAACCATCTCTTGAAGCGCCATGTAACGGTTCACAAGGAATACGCACAATTGCCGAAAGTCCTCTGTGCGCCAGCCCAGCTAAACCAAGTGTTCCTGAATCTGATTTCCAATGCAGCCTATGCGATTGAAAAACACAAAGGGCAAGGTAACATCTGGTTGAAGACCTACATTTCACCCAAAGCTGCCGAGGTGGTCATACAAATCTCAGACGATGGTATGGGCATACCAAAGGAGATTATCAACAAAATTTTCGACCCATTTTTCACGACCAAGCCAGTAGGTCAAGGCACGGGTATGGGGCTGTCTATTTCACGGAAAATTATTGAAGAAGGGCATAAGGGTCGTATTGAGGTGAAGAGTGTAGTCGGCAAAGGTACAGACTTTTTCATCTACCTGCCGATGAAGACTGAAATCAAGGAAGAACGGGTGTTTGAAAACGTGCCAGCGCTCAACTAA
- the sdhA gene encoding succinate dehydrogenase flavoprotein subunit: MAVFNHEIVIVGAGLAGLRAAVEAAEYCDVAVISKLHPLRSHSGAAQGGICAALGNEEEDYPIWHAFDTVKGSDYLGDQDAIEIMCNDAPRAIIEMEHFGVPFSRTKDGKIAQRPFGGHTRNFGEAPVRRACYAADRTGHVCLHTLYEQCIKRKVRFYNEFQVLDLCETDGVICGVVTYNIRTGDIDLFHAKAVMFATGGFGRAYKTTSNAHANTGDGLAIAMQHGIPLEDMEFVQFHPTGLYRLGILVTEGARGEGGVLRNAAGERFMERYAPTVKDLAPRDMISRAMYLEVREGRGVGKNKDYINLDLTHLTLKQIETKLPEISTFAKIYLGVDPSKHPIPVQPTCHYAMGGIPTNVDGRVLYNAKNDVKVGFWAAGEVACVSVHGANRLGTNSLLDLIVFGRRAGKDMVKFVQETKGKMPLPKDADKKVREKLNAILSRTQGESVAKIREDLQQMMMDKVGVFRTEELLAEACRDIKKLRERAKNVVVQDKGKEFNTDLLDAVELQFMIEYSATIIEGAYHRKESRGAHAREDYPKRDDANWLKHTLCLVHEDGSTEISYKPVNMALAERDWEYRDKFVPKERKY; this comes from the coding sequence ATGGCAGTATTTAACCACGAAATAGTCATTGTAGGCGCAGGGCTGGCTGGACTACGTGCCGCCGTGGAGGCTGCAGAGTATTGTGATGTAGCCGTTATCTCGAAACTGCATCCTTTGCGGTCTCATTCAGGAGCTGCACAAGGTGGTATTTGCGCCGCGCTTGGCAATGAAGAAGAAGATTACCCTATCTGGCATGCTTTTGACACCGTAAAGGGTTCAGACTACCTTGGCGACCAAGATGCGATTGAGATTATGTGCAATGATGCCCCACGCGCCATCATTGAGATGGAACACTTTGGCGTGCCTTTTTCACGCACGAAGGACGGCAAAATTGCACAACGTCCGTTTGGTGGGCACACGCGTAATTTTGGCGAAGCACCTGTCCGCAGAGCCTGCTATGCAGCCGACCGCACAGGACACGTATGCCTCCACACGCTGTATGAACAGTGCATCAAGCGAAAAGTGCGCTTCTACAATGAGTTCCAAGTGCTGGATTTGTGTGAGACCGATGGCGTAATCTGCGGTGTGGTAACCTACAACATCCGCACGGGCGATATTGACCTCTTTCATGCCAAAGCCGTAATGTTTGCCACAGGTGGATTTGGGCGAGCTTACAAGACCACTTCAAATGCTCACGCCAATACAGGAGACGGGTTAGCAATTGCTATGCAGCACGGTATTCCGCTCGAAGATATGGAATTTGTGCAGTTTCATCCTACAGGACTATATCGCTTGGGTATTCTGGTTACGGAAGGTGCGCGCGGGGAAGGCGGCGTGTTGCGCAATGCAGCAGGTGAGCGCTTTATGGAACGCTATGCGCCCACAGTTAAAGACCTTGCACCGCGCGATATGATTTCACGTGCAATGTATCTGGAAGTGCGTGAAGGGCGCGGTGTGGGCAAAAATAAGGACTACATCAACCTTGACCTTACGCACCTTACGCTGAAGCAAATTGAGACGAAACTACCAGAAATTTCTACTTTCGCGAAAATCTACTTGGGGGTGGATCCATCAAAGCACCCAATCCCTGTACAGCCGACTTGCCACTATGCAATGGGGGGCATTCCCACTAATGTGGATGGGCGCGTGCTATATAATGCAAAAAACGATGTAAAGGTAGGCTTTTGGGCAGCAGGAGAAGTGGCTTGCGTATCGGTGCACGGTGCTAATCGCTTGGGCACAAACTCACTCTTGGATCTAATTGTGTTTGGTCGCCGTGCAGGCAAGGATATGGTCAAGTTCGTGCAAGAGACCAAAGGCAAGATGCCACTGCCAAAAGATGCAGATAAGAAGGTGCGAGAAAAGCTCAATGCAATTCTTTCACGCACGCAAGGAGAAAGCGTGGCGAAGATTCGAGAAGACTTGCAACAGATGATGATGGATAAGGTTGGGGTCTTTCGCACCGAAGAACTCTTAGCAGAAGCCTGCCGCGACATTAAGAAGTTGCGTGAGCGCGCAAAAAATGTGGTGGTGCAAGACAAAGGCAAAGAGTTTAACACCGATTTGCTCGATGCAGTTGAGCTGCAGTTTATGATTGAGTATTCTGCTACGATTATTGAGGGGGCATATCACCGCAAAGAGTCACGCGGCGCACACGCCCGTGAAGATTATCCCAAGCGTGACGATGCAAACTGGCTCAAGCATACGCTCTGCCTCGTGCATGAAGATGGCAGCACAGAAATTTCCTACAAACCAGTCAATATGGCACTGGCAGAACGTGATTGGGAGTATCGTGACAAATTCGTCCCGAAAGAGCGAAAGTATTAG
- the sdhD gene encoding succinate dehydrogenase, hydrophobic membrane anchor protein yields the protein MKREAKRSGAFGWFFQRISGILLLATLIGHFWVQHMPTDYLADEEEYRQIRAAYAEKYPEYKKAVEAGLITDPKLGEHIITYEKVTKRLSNPLWKVFDLLFLIFGLYHGFNGMLNIIDDYAKHQGVRLTLVATCWVLAISLFVIGAQTVLTAGPYNPPSFSLSQLLPN from the coding sequence ATGAAGCGAGAAGCAAAGCGAAGTGGTGCTTTCGGCTGGTTTTTTCAGCGCATTTCAGGCATTTTGCTCTTAGCTACGCTCATTGGGCACTTCTGGGTGCAACACATGCCCACCGACTACCTCGCTGATGAAGAGGAATACAGGCAAATTCGTGCAGCCTACGCCGAGAAATATCCTGAATACAAAAAAGCGGTGGAAGCAGGATTGATTACTGATCCAAAGTTAGGTGAACATATCATTACCTACGAAAAAGTAACCAAGCGACTGTCTAATCCACTCTGGAAAGTCTTTGACTTACTCTTTCTCATCTTTGGGCTGTATCACGGTTTTAATGGTATGCTCAACATTATTGACGACTACGCTAAGCATCAAGGTGTGCGACTTACACTCGTAGCAACTTGCTGGGTGCTGGCAATTTCGCTGTTTGTGATTGGGGCACAAACTGTGCTGACCGCAGGTCCATACAATCCACCAAGTTTTAGCCTGAGCCAACTTTTGCCAAACTGA
- a CDS encoding segregation/condensation protein A: MYRVALSEFEGPLDLLLFFIKRDELNIYDIPISKITSDFLAYLDALQTLNLEVAADFIYMASVLMSIKAKMLLPRPESSDGELDEFDPRTELVQRLLEYKRYKEMALAMQALEEQRRKHFARTHFESIDAPIVDESSLRRPTLFDLIQAYQYALSHIPKKTVHEIPRVPVTIEEQTQKILDRLSQTIQLSFREFVQDATERIVVIVTFLAILEMAKSHLIHIIVRDDYSDFWVTKAT; the protein is encoded by the coding sequence ATGTATCGTGTAGCGCTCTCAGAGTTTGAAGGCCCACTTGACCTTCTACTTTTTTTCATCAAGCGCGATGAGCTAAACATTTACGACATTCCGATTTCCAAAATCACAAGTGACTTTTTAGCATACCTTGATGCACTGCAAACACTAAACCTTGAAGTGGCGGCTGATTTCATCTACATGGCATCGGTGCTAATGAGCATCAAAGCCAAAATGCTTTTGCCACGCCCAGAGTCATCAGACGGAGAGTTAGATGAATTTGACCCACGCACAGAGCTAGTGCAGCGACTTTTGGAATACAAGCGCTACAAGGAAATGGCACTGGCGATGCAAGCACTGGAAGAGCAGCGGCGCAAGCACTTTGCGCGCACACACTTTGAGTCAATTGATGCTCCCATTGTAGATGAATCATCGCTTAGGCGTCCTACGCTTTTTGACCTCATCCAAGCCTACCAATATGCACTGTCGCACATTCCCAAAAAGACGGTGCACGAGATTCCACGCGTTCCCGTTACTATTGAGGAGCAAACACAGAAAATTTTAGATCGCCTTTCACAGACTATCCAGCTGTCGTTTCGAGAGTTTGTGCAAGATGCGACCGAGCGAATTGTGGTGATCGTAACTTTTCTGGCTATCTTGGAAATGGCAAAGTCACACCTGATTCACATTATTGTGCGCGACGACTACAGTGACTTCTGGGTGACCAAAGCGACATAA
- the yajC gene encoding preprotein translocase subunit YajC, protein MLTLLSIFFLLAPPSGNPNETPNPLIQIVPLILIVLVFYFFMIRPQQQKEKERQKALDALKKGDKVVTIGGLHGTIVEINPEKKTVVIQASENVRLKFDRSAIATVEKTETANKLEPKD, encoded by the coding sequence ATGTTGACGCTTCTATCGATTTTCTTTCTACTGGCACCGCCAAGTGGAAATCCAAACGAAACGCCGAACCCACTGATTCAAATCGTGCCACTTATCCTGATTGTGTTGGTCTTTTACTTCTTTATGATTCGCCCACAACAGCAAAAGGAGAAAGAGCGTCAGAAGGCGCTTGATGCCTTAAAGAAGGGCGATAAGGTAGTAACTATAGGTGGATTGCATGGCACGATTGTGGAAATCAATCCAGAAAAGAAGACCGTCGTCATTCAGGCTAGCGAAAATGTGCGGCTAAAATTTGACCGCTCTGCTATTGCAACGGTAGAAAAGACAGAGACGGCAAATAAACTCGAGCCTAAGGATTAA
- a CDS encoding class I SAM-dependent methyltransferase, translating to MPPTEFEPESPVKSVQAFWNTEACGTHFIQDFRDDKEFYDKYRAFRYQVEWHIPQLVPFAEARGKSVLEIGCGNGADGVLFAQHGAIYTGVDLTPTAVEATRKHFAVMNLSGTFQVENAESLSFADEQFDIVYSHGVLHHTPNPINAFNEVYRVLKKGGRAIIMLYHKHSFNYYVRIMLYMRARVLLKILLRLGKHRSDRERLHKNLLGIRGNSNKSIWQLHYENFLRQGWSYLKSENFVHHCTDGPECPFAYVYTKHEIEKLFSRFTHLEMKVAHFPLRKYRFGKWIPLWLEQALASKIGWYLFIFATK from the coding sequence ATGCCGCCAACGGAGTTCGAACCAGAGTCACCTGTAAAATCCGTGCAAGCCTTTTGGAACACTGAGGCATGCGGTACTCACTTCATTCAGGATTTCAGGGACGACAAAGAGTTCTACGACAAATATCGTGCCTTTCGCTACCAAGTCGAGTGGCACATTCCGCAGCTTGTGCCTTTTGCAGAAGCCAGAGGCAAATCGGTCTTAGAAATTGGCTGTGGCAATGGCGCTGACGGTGTGCTCTTTGCGCAGCACGGTGCAATTTATACGGGAGTTGATCTTACGCCAACCGCTGTGGAAGCTACACGTAAGCACTTCGCGGTGATGAACCTATCTGGCACCTTCCAAGTGGAGAATGCAGAGAGTCTGAGCTTTGCAGACGAACAGTTTGATATAGTCTATTCACATGGTGTCTTGCATCACACCCCGAATCCCATCAACGCGTTCAATGAAGTGTATCGTGTCCTGAAAAAAGGAGGTCGGGCTATTATTATGCTTTATCACAAGCATAGCTTCAATTACTACGTGCGCATTATGCTCTATATGCGTGCGCGCGTGCTGCTAAAAATTCTGCTGCGGCTTGGCAAGCATCGCTCCGACCGTGAACGATTGCACAAGAACCTGTTAGGCATTAGGGGCAACAGCAACAAAAGCATTTGGCAATTGCACTACGAGAATTTCTTGCGGCAAGGTTGGTCATACTTGAAATCAGAAAACTTTGTGCACCACTGCACGGACGGCCCTGAGTGCCCGTTTGCATATGTCTACACAAAGCACGAAATAGAAAAGCTCTTTTCACGCTTTACCCACCTTGAAATGAAAGTTGCTCACTTCCCGCTGCGCAAGTATCGCTTCGGCAAGTGGATTCCCCTTTGGTTGGAACAGGCACTTGCATCTAAAATTGGGTGGTATCTGTTCATTTTTGCAACGAAGTAA
- the carA gene encoding glutamine-hydrolyzing carbamoyl-phosphate synthase small subunit, which translates to MRRAKLVLESGDVFEGIAFGYDAEAEGEVVFNTAYTGYQEILTDPSYAGQIVVMAYPLIGNYGANQKDVESAKVWAAGLIIKELSPIASNFAAEQTLEEFLVAHRRPGLAGIDTRKLVRLLRKKGAQRGIITTAEQSLDTLVARARNLPEMVGLDLASYVSTAEPYEWERLETAQYRVVAFDFGIKRNILNLLRQVGCKVTVVPARTTAEEVLAMRPDGVFLSNGPGDPEPLGYAIDTIQQLANPKFAKRELPIFGICLGHQLLALAFGAETYKLKFGHHGSNHPVKNLITEQIEITAQNHGFAVNRKSMPKQLELTHLNLYDETVEGFRHKSLPIFSVQYHPEASPGPHDSHYLFTQFTRLMEEYRD; encoded by the coding sequence ATGAGACGGGCGAAACTGGTGTTGGAAAGTGGTGATGTGTTTGAAGGCATTGCTTTCGGATACGATGCAGAAGCCGAAGGCGAGGTCGTCTTCAACACCGCATATACGGGCTATCAAGAGATTCTGACCGATCCCTCCTACGCAGGTCAAATTGTCGTAATGGCCTATCCACTAATTGGCAACTACGGTGCAAATCAGAAAGATGTAGAGTCGGCGAAGGTCTGGGCTGCAGGGCTGATTATTAAAGAGCTTTCACCGATTGCGAGCAATTTTGCGGCTGAACAAACGTTGGAAGAATTTTTAGTTGCACACCGTCGCCCTGGCTTAGCCGGTATTGACACGCGCAAGCTGGTGCGGCTTCTACGCAAGAAAGGGGCGCAGCGTGGCATTATCACAACTGCAGAGCAGAGCCTTGATACGCTGGTTGCCCGCGCGCGGAATCTTCCAGAGATGGTTGGACTGGATTTGGCAAGCTATGTCTCGACAGCAGAACCATATGAGTGGGAGCGCTTGGAGACAGCGCAGTATCGCGTGGTGGCGTTTGATTTTGGCATCAAGCGTAATATCCTGAACTTGCTAAGGCAAGTAGGCTGCAAAGTAACTGTAGTGCCAGCTCGAACAACAGCTGAAGAAGTGCTGGCGATGCGTCCCGATGGCGTGTTTCTCTCCAACGGTCCCGGAGACCCTGAGCCACTCGGCTACGCTATTGACACGATTCAACAACTTGCAAACCCGAAATTTGCTAAGCGAGAATTGCCAATTTTTGGTATCTGCTTAGGGCATCAGCTTTTGGCGCTTGCATTTGGCGCAGAGACCTACAAGCTCAAGTTCGGACACCATGGTAGCAATCACCCTGTCAAGAATTTGATAACTGAACAGATTGAGATTACTGCACAAAATCACGGCTTTGCGGTCAATCGCAAGTCTATGCCTAAGCAACTGGAACTCACGCACCTAAATCTCTACGATGAGACCGTAGAGGGCTTTCGGCACAAGAGCCTGCCGATTTTCAGCGTGCAGTATCACCCAGAGGCATCGCCAGGGCCACACGACTCACATTACCTTTTCACACAGTTTACAAGGTTGATGGAGGAGTATCGCGACTGA
- a CDS encoding DUF1015 domain-containing protein, with protein sequence MAEIAAFRGITYNPERIASFEDVLCPPYDVISEEMQAALYAKSEYNAVRLELPKEENKYEAAAERLSQWLASGVLRQDEKPAIYPYHQTFTTKEGKVYTRKGFIACCKLYEFSEGIVLPHEKTLSGPKKDRLQLFVKTQANISPIFGLYSDAKKEVEAALASITDSQAPFIDAIDYQQTRNRVWRCTHTGIIEQVVATLREKQIFIADGHHRYETALNYRNLRRAENPHHQGSEAYNFIMIFLTNMFDEGLVVFPTHRLVHSLPQFELSDLLHRLQTYFRIEPLPDKLSLKAFLARHLHHAFGVVAKGQIWGLHLTCDLETAIPDAMPAALKTLDVTLLHHLIIGKFLGLSPEAQALQTNLNYSKDMDEVFEQVEQGKAQLGFIMNPTSVAEVEAVSKIGEVMPQKSTFFYPKVLTGTVMYRLV encoded by the coding sequence ATGGCTGAAATTGCAGCGTTCAGAGGTATTACCTACAATCCAGAGCGCATTGCTTCATTCGAAGATGTGCTCTGTCCACCTTACGATGTGATTTCAGAAGAAATGCAAGCGGCGCTGTATGCAAAGTCAGAATATAATGCGGTGCGGCTTGAGCTGCCCAAAGAAGAAAATAAGTATGAGGCAGCAGCTGAGCGACTCAGCCAATGGCTGGCAAGCGGGGTGCTGAGGCAAGATGAAAAGCCCGCAATCTATCCCTATCACCAGACTTTCACAACGAAAGAAGGCAAAGTCTATACGCGAAAAGGGTTTATTGCATGCTGCAAGCTCTACGAATTCAGTGAGGGCATCGTATTGCCCCACGAGAAGACACTTTCGGGACCGAAAAAAGATCGCTTGCAACTCTTTGTTAAGACTCAGGCAAATATCAGCCCAATCTTTGGACTTTATAGTGATGCAAAGAAAGAAGTTGAAGCCGCATTAGCGTCTATCACTGACTCACAAGCGCCCTTCATTGATGCAATCGATTACCAGCAAACGCGCAATCGCGTCTGGCGATGCACACATACTGGCATCATTGAGCAGGTGGTTGCAACGCTGCGAGAAAAGCAAATTTTCATCGCCGATGGGCATCACCGCTATGAAACGGCGCTGAACTATCGCAACTTGCGGCGCGCAGAGAATCCACATCATCAAGGCAGCGAAGCCTATAACTTCATTATGATTTTCCTAACCAATATGTTTGATGAGGGCTTAGTGGTGTTTCCAACTCATCGGCTCGTGCATAGCCTTCCGCAATTTGAACTAAGTGACTTGCTGCATCGTTTGCAAACCTACTTTCGCATCGAGCCGCTGCCTGACAAGCTCAGTCTAAAAGCCTTTTTAGCAAGGCATCTGCATCACGCCTTTGGGGTCGTTGCGAAAGGCCAAATTTGGGGCTTGCACTTAACCTGCGATTTGGAGACCGCCATTCCCGATGCAATGCCTGCGGCCTTGAAAACCTTAGATGTAACGCTGCTTCATCACCTTATCATCGGCAAATTCTTAGGCCTGTCGCCGGAGGCGCAAGCATTGCAAACCAACCTCAATTACTCGAAGGATATGGATGAGGTCTTTGAGCAAGTAGAGCAAGGCAAAGCACAGCTGGGGTTCATAATGAACCCAACAAGCGTAGCTGAAGTAGAGGCAGTGTCCAAAATCGGTGAAGTAATGCCACAGAAATCCACTTTCTTTTATCCGAAAGTGCTCACAGGCACAGTGATGTATCGTCTGGTGTAG
- a CDS encoding response regulator — protein sequence MSTNPQINLLLVDDEPLVLQSLSATFRRQYNIFTATNGKDAIEIVRQNQIHVVLSDQRMPGMLGHEVLRIIKTISPGTIRILLTGYSDLDAIMNSVNSGEVFRYLTKPWKVDQLRETVSAAAEIALKVSQVYPDRSEILKNKANVPVEELVEEEPPPPPSEQQGYLLIVEFNREQLNTMTKVFEKKYKVLPAGSIQEAFDLLSKNPVEVMVTDLNLNSEDGMDFLYAVKQEYPDIVTILLTQVRDALLAIKSINEFQVYRYHVKPCSVEDLDKTIQLAFARARTYKTQPTRNIHAVAQKVAPKLIEQQATEKGNWWREKLRAAKKLFGVG from the coding sequence ATGTCTACAAATCCGCAAATCAATCTGCTCTTGGTTGATGATGAGCCACTAGTGCTGCAATCGCTCTCGGCAACCTTCCGTAGGCAGTATAACATCTTTACGGCAACAAATGGCAAGGATGCAATTGAGATTGTCCGTCAGAATCAAATCCATGTCGTTCTGAGCGACCAGCGTATGCCAGGAATGCTGGGACATGAGGTCTTGCGTATCATCAAGACAATAAGTCCAGGCACAATTCGGATTTTGCTCACTGGCTACAGCGACCTTGATGCGATTATGAACTCCGTGAACTCGGGCGAAGTCTTCCGCTACCTTACGAAGCCTTGGAAAGTTGACCAGCTTCGTGAGACCGTAAGTGCGGCTGCTGAAATTGCGCTCAAGGTCAGTCAGGTCTATCCTGACCGCTCGGAGATTTTGAAAAACAAAGCGAATGTGCCTGTGGAGGAGCTGGTTGAAGAAGAGCCGCCACCGCCACCAAGCGAACAGCAAGGCTATTTGCTCATCGTAGAATTCAACCGCGAGCAGCTGAACACGATGACAAAGGTCTTTGAGAAGAAGTATAAAGTTCTGCCAGCTGGCTCAATTCAGGAGGCATTTGATTTGCTTTCTAAAAATCCTGTGGAGGTGATGGTGACAGACCTTAACTTGAACAGCGAAGATGGAATGGATTTTCTCTATGCGGTCAAGCAGGAGTATCCTGACATCGTGACGATTCTCCTGACACAGGTGCGAGATGCCTTGCTGGCTATTAAGTCTATCAATGAGTTTCAGGTCTATCGCTACCATGTCAAGCCGTGCTCTGTGGAAGACTTGGATAAGACTATCCAGCTTGCGTTTGCAAGGGCACGCACCTACAAGACACAGCCCACGCGCAACATTCACGCCGTAGCTCAAAAAGTTGCGCCGAAGCTCATTGAGCAACAAGCTACAGAGAAAGGCAACTGGTGGCGTGAAAAGCTCCGTGCTGCCAAAAAGCTCTTTGGCGTTGGGTAA
- the sdhC gene encoding succinate dehydrogenase, cytochrome b556 subunit — protein sequence MAVETQNPKTAAKLPYFAGFQSAIRRILEYKWRPGMWAWLLHRISGIGMVIYLIIHIFGLRALYDPAKFDALMSSYRSPLFKLGELALLAIVTYHSINGFRIVMVDFLGWSPKQKRMFYVTLVLSALIILLGGYPIVAPYFITPLFK from the coding sequence ATGGCAGTTGAGACACAGAACCCGAAAACCGCCGCAAAACTTCCCTACTTTGCAGGCTTCCAGAGTGCAATACGGCGCATCTTAGAATACAAGTGGCGACCCGGAATGTGGGCGTGGCTTTTGCACCGCATTTCTGGCATTGGAATGGTGATTTACCTCATCATTCACATTTTTGGCTTGCGGGCGCTGTATGACCCTGCTAAGTTCGATGCCCTGATGAGTTCATATCGTAGCCCACTCTTCAAACTGGGTGAGTTGGCGCTGCTGGCAATCGTGACCTATCACTCCATCAATGGCTTTCGTATCGTGATGGTAGATTTTCTGGGCTGGTCGCCTAAGCAAAAGAGAATGTTCTACGTAACGCTGGTGCTATCTGCCCTTATCATTTTGCTCGGTGGCTATCCGATTGTTGCCCCATATTTTATCACGCCGCTCTTCAAATAA